GTGCGCGAAGATCGTGCGAAACCCGTGGTTACGCTCGTACCCATGAAAAAGAGCGTGCTGACCCGCTACCGCGTCCTGGCCTATGTCACCGGTGTCCTGCTGATCCTGCTGACCGTGGGCATGATCGGCAAGTACGTGCTGGAACTGGACGGAGCCGCGGACTTCACGTATGTCGTCAGCCTCGCCCACGGCTGGCTGTACGTCCTGTACCTGGTCTTCGCCTTCGACCTCGGCTCCAAGGCGAAGTGGCCGGTCAGGAAGCAGCTGTGGGTGCTGCTGGCGGGCACGATCCCGACGGCCGCCTTCTTCGTGGAGCGCAGGATCAGCCGCGAGCTGGAGGCGAAGATCGCGGA
The sequence above is drawn from the Streptomyces griseiscabiei genome and encodes:
- a CDS encoding DUF3817 domain-containing protein, which codes for MKKSVLTRYRVLAYVTGVLLILLTVGMIGKYVLELDGAADFTYVVSLAHGWLYVLYLVFAFDLGSKAKWPVRKQLWVLLAGTIPTAAFFVERRISRELEAKIADSSFATAKA